TCCCCGCTATCCGGTCGGCGTAGACGCGTTTCTCCGCGAGCGTGCTCATGGGGAGGCGTCGGCGGGCCGACGCGAAAGCGTTGCGGACCTTCGCAACCCCTTTGAGCGCGGGGTGCACACCCACACGCGATGGAGCTCTTCGGATCGAGTGGGACACGGGGGGTTGCCGGCGAGCAGCTCACCCCGGCGTTCGTCCTCGACATGGCACGGGTGGTCGGGGCCGTCTGGGACGGGGAGCGGGTCGCCGTCGCCCGCGACACCCGCCTCACGGGGCCGATGTTCGCGAACGCCGCCTCCGCCGGCCTCGCCTCGGCCGGGGTCGACGTCGACCGACTCGGGGTGCTCCCGACGCCGGGTGCACAGGCGTACGCGAGGGAGGAGGGCCTCCCGGTCGTGATGATCACCGCCTCGCACAACCCGCCCGAGTACAACGGCGTCAAACTGATCACCGACGACGGCACCGAGGCGAACGTCGCACAGCTCGAACGGATCGAGGCACGCTACCTCGCGGACGCCACCCCCGCCAACCGGTGGGACGAGACGGGCAACGAACGCCGTGTCGAGGGCGTGAGCCGGCGGTACGTCGACGGCGTGCTCGACGCGATCGACCGGGAGCGGATCGAGGAGGCGGAGCTGACGGTCGCGCTCGATCCGGGCCACGGGGCCGCCTCCGAGACCAGCCCCGAGCTATTGCGACGACTCGGCTGCCGAGTCGTGACGGTGAACGCGAACGTCGACGGGAGCTTCCCCGGCCGCGACCCGGAGCCGGTCGAGGCGAACCTCGCGGACCTCGCCACGCTCGTCCGTGCGAGCGACGCGGACGTGGGAATCGCCCACGACGGCGACGGCGACCGCTCGATCTTCTTCGACGAGAACGGGAGCTACGTCGAGGGCGACGCGGCGCTCGCGGCGCTCGCCAGTGCGGAACTCGAACCCGGCGACGCGAGCGTCGCGGCCGTGAACGTCTCCCAGCGCCTCGTCGACGTCTGTGCCGAATGGGGCGTCGACCTCGAACTCACGCCGATCGGCTCGACGTACATCACGACCCGGATCAGGGAGCTCCAGGCGGAGGGACGTTCGGTGCCGATCGCCGGCGAGGGCAACGGCGGGATCTACTTCCCGCCGTACGCGCTCGCGCGCGACGGCGCGTACATCGCGGGTCGCTTTCTCGAACTGCTGGCCGACCGGCCGGCGAGCGACCTGCTCGCGCCGTTCGACGGCTACCGGAACGTCAGGCGCAAGCTCGCCTACGACACGGAGCGCGAGCGCGAGGCGATGCTCTCGGCGATCGAACGCGAGACCGAGCGCGAGGACGGCGAGCGGACGACGATCGACGGAATCCGGCTGGACTACGGCGACGCGTGGGTGCTCGCCCGCCCGAGCGGCACCGAACCGATCGTCCGGGTCTACGCCGAGGGGCGCGAACGGGGGCGCGCCGAGGAGCTCGCAACCCGCCTGGTCGACGCAGCCGAGAGCGCCCGGGCCGAGGTCTGATACGGACGGTCGTGACTGGTTACCGGTGATCGGCTGTCCGGGTCGGCGATCACCGGTAAGGGACTACAACCGTCCGTATGACTATCCGAGTTGCTCGCACAGCGCCGCCCGCCGTTCCCGAGCTTCCACCAGCTCCTCCTCGACGCGCCCCGACCCGACCAGCGCCCGCTCCTCGTCGGCCATCCCCGATCGGGCGAGCGCCGCGGCCCGACAGCGCTCGTACGCAGGCTCCCGCGAGAGCGCGTCGGCCTCTCTCAGGCGAACGATCAGCCCCTCGCCAGCGAACCGGTCGACGACCGGGCGGAGTTCGCGGATCCGCCACCGGAGGTCGTCCGCTGTCGGTGGGGGCCAGCCGATCTCGAGCGGGGTCGAATCGAGACGCTCGATCGCCGTCCGGTTGGTCGCGACGGCTCGCTTGAGCGCGTCCGGGTCGTGGACGTAGTGCGAGAGCTTCGTCCTGGAGAACTCGGCGTAGTGCAGGAGGGTGGGAAACGGCTCCTCGCCGGCGTCGCTCCCCTCGACGTACGCCACGAGGTCCGGGGGGAGCGGGTCGAACGGGACAAGGGGGTACTGTTCGGTCGTCCGGAGAAAGGAGACGACCTCGCGGGCGCTCTCCGTCGAGAGGAACGCGGAGAACGCCGCCGAGACCTCGTCGTCGTAGGACTCGATCGGTCCTCTGAGCTCCTCGATCGGAGCGTCAAGGTCGCCCGGGTCGAGCGTCGAGAGCCGTTCGAGACGGCCGATCCGGTCGTCTAGCTCTTCGATCCGGGTGGCCGCGACTCGCCGCGCGTCGCGGTAGCTCTCTCTCGCTTCCTCGCGCTCTTCGAACACCGAGAGCGTCTCGTCGACGGGGTCGAGTTCCTCGCGGGCACGGGCGAAGTCGCCCTCGGAGAGCCGGTTCTTCTCGAAGACCGCGGCCGCGCGCTCGATCGCCTCCCGCTCGGGGAGCTCCTCGTCGAGCGAGTCGACGATCGAGGCGAGTTCGAGTTTGAACGAGGCGAAGGCGGCGAACGCCTCGCGACCGGTCCCGACCGCCTCCTCCTCACGCCGGCTGAACAGGCGGGCGAGTCGTTCTCTCGCCTCTTCGAGCGACTCGAGCCGTTCCTCGCCGATCGCCTCGATATCCGCCTCGACCTCCGCCAGGTCGGCCCGCGCCTCGACGAGTCGCGCGAGGGGCGCGTCGCTCATCCGTAGACGGTGTCGGGGTCGAACACCCGCTCGCCGACGACCTCGCCGTCGATCGTCCGGTGGAAACAGGTGTCGTAGCCGGTGTGACACGCCCCGCCCTCCTGGGAGACGAGGTAGAGCAGCGTGTCCGCGTCGCAGTCGACGCGGATCTCGTGGACCGTCTGGAGGTGACCGCTGGAGGCGCCCTTCTTCCAGAGTTCGTCGCGGCTCCGGGAGTGGTAGTGTGCGAGGCCGCTCTCGTGTGTCGCGGCCAGCGCCTCGCGGTCGGCGTAGGCGAGCATCAACACCTCGCCGGAGTCCCCGTCCTGGGCGACGACGGGGACGAGGCCGTCGTCGTCGAACTCGATCTCGGCGGCCAGGTCGCTCATTGCGGGAGGCAACGCCGCGACGCCGATAGCTCTTTCCGTCGGCGCACGGCCGAGAACAGGTCGCCAGGGAGTGGCCGTGTGGTGGTGGTGATCGGTCCATCCCCGGACGACATCCTGGTGGAGACGGTACGCGTACCGACCCGTCCCCGTCTACGGGGGACGGTCGCTTATAGCTGCGTCCCGGGAGGGGTCCTACGTCGTGGGACACCGATCAGGGGAGCGGTACGCCTTCGGCATCGACCGGGTATGCCCGCTCGCTGTACTCCTCGTAGAGCGCGCTCACTCGCTCGACGAACCCCGGCGAGTCGCTCTCGAGACACGCGAGCAGCCGCTCGTCCTCGTAGGCGCCGGCGAAGGCGGTGTCGTCGAGGACCGAGAGGCCGAGCGGCGGCGACTCGTCGAGGACCCGGACCGAGAGCGCGTCGGTCCGCATCGCCTCCGCGAACCGATCCCCGTAGGCCGTCTTCGAGGCCGAGAGCGCGTCGGCACCGAGGATCACCTCGGAGTCGACCCCCCGCTCGAGGAGCGCCGCGTGCGCCTCGTTGAACACCGGACTGACGATGGGTGTGAGCCCGCGGAACTCGGTCGAGTCGATCGCACCGACCCGCTCGGCGTACCGGTGAACCGGGGCGTAGGGGTTCCCCTCGGTCGCGCGCGTGACCGTCGCCGTCGCGAGCTCCTCGGGGGTGAGCGTGAGTCCGCCGGCGACGAGGGCGTCGAGGAAGGGTGCGGCGGCCTCCGCCTGCGAGACCGTCTCCGCCAGGTCGCGGTAGGCGTCGAGGACCATCTCCCCGGCGGCGGTCGATCGGTACTGGCCGTTGCACTTCCGCGCCCAGCCACGCTCGCAGAGCGCCGAGAGGTTGCGGTGGAGCGACGAGCGCGCGATCGAACACCGCTCGGCGAGCGCCGCGGGCGGGCCCGGTTCGGTGTCGAGCGCGGAGAGCAGCGTGACGCGGTTCGGAGAGGACGCGAGAAAGCGGATCGCATCGTCGGCCGACATACCGGGGGTCGGACACGACGACGTATAGCTGTTTTCACACGCAGGGTTATAAAAAGCGAGTTAGTCCGTCCGCCGATAGAAGGCGTAGATCCCCGCGCCGAGACCGAGCCCGGTCGAGAGCACCCGCGGACCGCTCTCGGCGAACGCCTCACCCGGTTCCGCAGCCGCGTCCGCCAGTCCGAGCGCGATCAGTCCCGTCACGACGAGCGCCGAGGTGACGAGGCCGATGAGGCCCGCGATCGCGAAATCGGCGACGACTACCTCCCGGCCGCGTTCGAAGTACGTCTCCGTGTCCACGTCTCCGAAGAGCACCCAGACCGCGCCGACGACCGGCGCGCCGACCGCCGCGGTGGCCGCGGTGCCGTAGAGCGCCGGCAGGCCGAGGGCGGGCCGGACCACTGCGTCGAGACCCGTCGCGAGCAGCACCGCCACTAGGACGAACGCGACGAAGCCGGCTACGTGCCGTGCGGGGAGCATACGCGGGGATGGACGTGGCTGGGGCATAGGCGTTTTGTCGTGAGCGGACGGAATCGCGGCTCACGCCAGGCCGAGCGCCGAGAGCAGCGAGAACAGCACGTTGCCGTAGACCAGCGAGACGAGCAGGCCCAGGGAGATCGGGACGAGAAACGGGATCCCCGGCGAGACCCAGACGACCTCCCGCTCGGTGAGCAGGTCGAGACCCTCCCTGAGACGCTCGGGGGTCGTCCCGTAGGCCGGTCCGACGTCGATCAGGAACGCCTCCGCACCCCAGGGATCGCCGGAAGAACCGCCGTCCGTTCGGAGACCGTCATCGGATCGGGGGCCGCCGTCCGTGGCGACCGCGCCGTCCCCGACCGGGTTCGGTGTCGTCGGGATGGAGGCCGGGTCGCGGAAGGTAACGGCGTCCTCGCGCAGGTCGGCGAGGGTCGTCCCCCGCCAGCGGAGGTACATCCGCAGCGCGTCGAGGTCGAGTCCCGACCGGTCGAACCCCTCGCGCGACTCGACGACTCGACCGTGGGTCTCCTCGACCTCGTCCCACGGGACCGGCGTGGCGATGAACGCGATCGGTCCCCGGTGACCGGAGAGCGCGTTCCGGGCGAAGAGGACGAACGGATAGGCCGCGCCGACCAGCACCGCGTTCGTGAGGATCGTGAGCGAGAACACGCCCACCGGGGTGACCCCCAGGGGGAAGACGGTCCCGAGGACGATGTAGGTGGGGAACGTCGGAAAGAGCAGGGCGAGCACAAAAAGCGCCTTCGCGTCCGCACCGCCGAACGCGCCGAGGCGGTAGAAGCCGTAGGCCATGGGCACGACGATCAGGAGGCTCATCGCGACCCGCAGCGAGAACACGCGCCAGACCAACCCGCCCATCTCCCACGCGGCGAGGGCGTCCCACGCCAGGAGAACGACGGCGAGCGCGCCGATCGGGAGCCAGGTCCTCGAAGGCACGCGACGGGTCCGGATATCGCGATAGGCGACCCACACGAACAGCGGGAGCGAGAGGAGTCTGAGGAGGTCGGGCGCGCTCGCGACGTCCGGGGACATCGACCCGAGAGGGGTCGATGAGCGGTGTATGCTTTGTGGGCGTCAGGAGAGGAGGGAAAAGCCCTCGGTGTCCCGCAGACCGTCGCGGTGGCGTTCGAGGTAGCAGCGCACGCCGGGCTGGTGGGCCGCGCCGACGATCAACAGCACCTCGGTCGACCGCTCGTTGTGCGCCACGGCGTAGTCGGCCATCCGCTCGTTACGAGCGTGGGTGACGAGTTCGAGTTCGGGGTCGTGACGGCGCAGCCACTCCCGTTCGAGCGGCTGTGGCAGGAACGTCCGCTCGTAGTGGACCTGGAGGTCGCGGAGTCTGTCGGGCTCGCGGGCGGCCCGGCGGCTCTTCGCGGACGAGGTGAAGTCCCGGGCGGTCGCCCGCTCCTCGCGGCCCGTGAGGAACGAGGCCGCGACGGCGCCGGGCGACCGCGTGACCTCCTCGCCGTAGAGCTCCGAGCCCGACTCGATCAGCGAGAACGCCGCCTCGCGGAACCGGTCGGAGACGTCCTCGATCCCAAGGGTAGCGAGCGGTCCGTCCGCTCCGGCGTGACAGCCCTCCAGGTGTGACTCGCCCTCGAGGGTCGCACAGCGGTCCAGCGCCCACCCGTAGTCGTCCATCTCGCACACCCGACCGAGTTCCGAGAAGTAGAGCGGGCGGATTCCCTGCTCGCAGTAGACCGTCGCGCCCCGGTCGACGGCCGCGGAGACGTGCTCGCGGAGGACCGACCCCTCCTCGTCAGTGCCGGCGTGGGTGATCCCGTGGACGGTGAACGAGTGGCCGTCGATCTCGACGGTCACCCCCGGCAGCCCGTCGGGG
This region of Halalkalicoccus sp. CGA53 genomic DNA includes:
- the glmM gene encoding phosphoglucosamine mutase; amino-acid sequence: MELFGSSGTRGVAGEQLTPAFVLDMARVVGAVWDGERVAVARDTRLTGPMFANAASAGLASAGVDVDRLGVLPTPGAQAYAREEGLPVVMITASHNPPEYNGVKLITDDGTEANVAQLERIEARYLADATPANRWDETGNERRVEGVSRRYVDGVLDAIDRERIEEAELTVALDPGHGAASETSPELLRRLGCRVVTVNANVDGSFPGRDPEPVEANLADLATLVRASDADVGIAHDGDGDRSIFFDENGSYVEGDAALAALASAELEPGDASVAAVNVSQRLVDVCAEWGVDLELTPIGSTYITTRIRELQAEGRSVPIAGEGNGGIYFPPYALARDGAYIAGRFLELLADRPASDLLAPFDGYRNVRRKLAYDTEREREAMLSAIERETEREDGERTTIDGIRLDYGDAWVLARPSGTEPIVRVYAEGRERGRAEELATRLVDAAESARAEV
- the hisI gene encoding phosphoribosyl-AMP cyclohydrolase, which gives rise to MSDLAAEIEFDDDGLVPVVAQDGDSGEVLMLAYADREALAATHESGLAHYHSRSRDELWKKGASSGHLQTVHEIRVDCDADTLLYLVSQEGGACHTGYDTCFHRTIDGEVVGERVFDPDTVYG
- a CDS encoding helix-turn-helix transcriptional regulator, whose product is MSADDAIRFLASSPNRVTLLSALDTEPGPPAALAERCSIARSSLHRNLSALCERGWARKCNGQYRSTAAGEMVLDAYRDLAETVSQAEAAAPFLDALVAGGLTLTPEELATATVTRATEGNPYAPVHRYAERVGAIDSTEFRGLTPIVSPVFNEAHAALLERGVDSEVILGADALSASKTAYGDRFAEAMRTDALSVRVLDESPPLGLSVLDDTAFAGAYEDERLLACLESDSPGFVERVSALYEEYSERAYPVDAEGVPLP
- a CDS encoding DUF7118 family protein, producing the protein MSDAPLARLVEARADLAEVEADIEAIGEERLESLEEARERLARLFSRREEEAVGTGREAFAAFASFKLELASIVDSLDEELPEREAIERAAAVFEKNRLSEGDFARAREELDPVDETLSVFEEREEARESYRDARRVAATRIEELDDRIGRLERLSTLDPGDLDAPIEELRGPIESYDDEVSAAFSAFLSTESAREVVSFLRTTEQYPLVPFDPLPPDLVAYVEGSDAGEEPFPTLLHYAEFSRTKLSHYVHDPDALKRAVATNRTAIERLDSTPLEIGWPPPTADDLRWRIRELRPVVDRFAGEGLIVRLREADALSREPAYERCRAAALARSGMADEERALVGSGRVEEELVEARERRAALCEQLG
- a CDS encoding A24 family peptidase C-terminal domain-containing protein, which produces MSPDVASAPDLLRLLSLPLFVWVAYRDIRTRRVPSRTWLPIGALAVVLLAWDALAAWEMGGLVWRVFSLRVAMSLLIVVPMAYGFYRLGAFGGADAKALFVLALLFPTFPTYIVLGTVFPLGVTPVGVFSLTILTNAVLVGAAYPFVLFARNALSGHRGPIAFIATPVPWDEVEETHGRVVESREGFDRSGLDLDALRMYLRWRGTTLADLREDAVTFRDPASIPTTPNPVGDGAVATDGGPRSDDGLRTDGGSSGDPWGAEAFLIDVGPAYGTTPERLREGLDLLTEREVVWVSPGIPFLVPISLGLLVSLVYGNVLFSLLSALGLA